A window from Malania oleifera isolate guangnan ecotype guangnan chromosome 7, ASM2987363v1, whole genome shotgun sequence encodes these proteins:
- the LOC131159901 gene encoding galactan beta-1,4-galactosyltransferase GALS3-like, with translation MAKEREKEREKKMFIGFAGKCANELKIFLICLLLLGAVATLLQFLPSRFSLSPSDIRHCLVSKNTLQFDDRLPVVAMAPSPLLQPPEVSTPSPPAPPPPLLPSPPPPPSLEKDQTIHDGIIKRSFNPFGAAAYNFILMSAYRGGVNSFAIVGLASKPLLVFGKPTYQCEWFPALNPSKPVTAASYKILPDWGYGRVYTVVVLNCTFPEPVGADGSGGKLVLHASTGGGGDRNFNLTDTFEALVETPGSVDASLFTSPPKYDYLYCGSSLYGNLSPQRMREWIAYHVRLFGEKSHFVIHDAGGIHREVLEVLKPWMEMGYVTLQDITEQERFDGYYHNQFLVVNDCLHRYKFAAKWMFFFDVDEYIYIPGKNTLKSVLNSLSDYTQFTIEQIPMSSQLCLSADAGQSFRKWGMEKLVYKDVKKGIRRDRKYAVQPRNLYATGVHMSQNLAGKTNHKTDRLIKYFHYHGTIAQRREPCRFFLNATRSTMHDGVPYILDTTMRGVAASVKRFELKLIGTRLQRTRQ, from the exons ATGGctaaagaaagagagaaggagagagagaaaaaaatgttTATTGGGTTTGCAGGGAAGTGCGCTAATGAGCTCAAAATCTTCTTGATATGTCTTCTGTTGCTGGGTGCGGTAGCCACCCTTCTCCAGTTTCTCCCTTCTCGCTTTTCCCTCTCCCCCTCTGATATTCGCCACTGTCTAGTCTCCAAAAATACACTCCAGTTCGACGACCGCCTCCCGGTGGTGGCGATGGCTCCGTCGCCTCTTCTTCAGCCGCCGGAGGTCTCCACCCCATCGCCACCGGCGCCGCCGCCGCCGCTGCTTCCGTCTCCCCCGCCACCACCGTCCCTCGAGAAAGATCAGACCATCCACGACGGCATCATCAAGCGCTCGTTCAACCCCTTCGGCGCCGCCGCTTACAACTTCATCCTCATGAGTGCTTACAGAGGCGGAGTCAACAGTTTCGCCATTGTCGGCCTCGCCTCCAAGCCTCTGCTCGTCTTCGGCAAGCCTACTTACCAATGCGAGTGGTTCCCCGCACTCAATCCCTCTAAACCCGTCACCGCCGCCAGTTACAAGATCCTCCCTGATTGGGGCTACGGACGGGTCTACACCGTCGTCGTCTTGAACTGTACCTTCCCGGAACCCGTCGGAGCCGACGGTTCAGGCGGGAAATTGGTCCTCCACGCCTCCACGGGCGGCGGCGGCGACCGGAATTTCAACCTGACTGATACGTTCGAAGCCTTGGTCGAAACGCCGGGGAGCGTAGATGCGTCTCTGTTCACTTCGCCGCCGAAATACGACTATTTGTACTGCGGGTCTTCCCTGTACGGGAACTTGAGTCCGCAGAGGATGAGGGAATGGATCGCCTACCACGTGAGGTTGTTCGGCGAGAAATCTCATTTCGTTATCCACGACGCCGGCGGCATTCACAGGGAAGTTCTCGAGGTTCTGAAGCCGTGGATGGAGATGGGGTATGTGACTCTACAGGATATCACAGAGCAGGAACGGTTTGATGGTTACTATCACAATCAATTTCTGGTGGTGAACGATTGCTTGCATCGTTATAAATTTGCTGCAAAATGGATGTTCTTCTTTGATGTGGACGAGTACATCTATATTCCCGGTAAGAACACCCTCAAATCGGTTCTCAATTCGCTTTCGGATTACACCCAATTCACCATTGAGCAGATCCCCATGTCCAGCCAGCTCTGCCTCTCCGCCGATGCCGGTCAGTCATTCAG GAAATGGGGAATGGAGAAGCTGGTGTACAAGGACGTGAAGAAGGGGATCCGAAGAGACAGGAAGTACGCGGTGCAGCCGCGCAATTTGTACGCGACGGGGGTGCACATGTCCCAGAACCTCGCCGGCAAGACCAACCACAAGACGGATCGCCTCATCAAGTACTTCCACTACCACGGCACAATCGCGCAGCGCCGGGAGCCCTGCCGCTTCTTCCTCAACGCCACTCGCAGCACCATGCACGACGGTGTACCCTACATCCTCGACACCACCATGCGCGGCGTCGCCGCCTCCGTTAAGAGATTCGAACTCAAATTGATCGGCACCCGCCTCCAGAGAACCCGGCAATAG